The Candidatus Nanohalococcus occultus genome contains a region encoding:
- a CDS encoding replication factor C large subunit: MWVEKYRPKTLSEYRGASNQKEELTEWLEGWEKGDKPVLLYGQAGTGKTSLAEALANDHDLELVETNASDVRTKKKLKKELKEATRQASFFGKQKLILIDEVDGMSGNSDRGGTAELARIVDESRFPVIMTANDAYDNSIRNLRNKSKQVELNSVHTNSINAHLKEILENEGIEYEKSAVKTIARRGGGQIRSAINDLEAAARGKEKLTKEDVEVIGARDKEQDVFEALKMVFKTENADTAKRATDNLDEDAGTFIEWVRENIPREYQRSEDVTRAYDQISRADVFNGRIRNTMNWSLLKYVYHFSTIGVALAKNQKYSGWTKYQYPSKIRRMGSSRAARNKLESIEKKVGKKLHVSGREARAMLPFISGLLEENSELAEQLELEEDETEFISSF, from the coding sequence ATGTGGGTAGAAAAATACCGTCCGAAAACCCTCTCCGAGTATAGAGGAGCTTCCAACCAGAAAGAAGAGTTGACTGAGTGGTTGGAAGGCTGGGAGAAAGGAGACAAACCCGTACTTCTTTACGGACAGGCAGGGACAGGTAAAACTTCTCTAGCAGAGGCCCTGGCGAATGATCACGATCTGGAGCTTGTAGAAACTAATGCCAGCGATGTAAGAACCAAAAAGAAGCTGAAAAAGGAACTGAAAGAAGCTACACGTCAGGCTTCGTTTTTCGGAAAGCAGAAGCTGATCTTGATCGATGAGGTCGATGGAATGTCGGGCAACTCCGATCGTGGAGGAACCGCTGAACTCGCCCGTATCGTAGATGAGTCCCGTTTTCCGGTTATAATGACGGCGAACGATGCCTACGATAACTCGATTAGAAACTTGAGGAACAAGTCCAAGCAGGTAGAGCTTAACTCGGTACATACCAACTCGATCAACGCGCATCTCAAAGAGATACTTGAAAACGAAGGCATTGAGTACGAAAAATCTGCCGTGAAAACCATTGCCCGCAGAGGTGGCGGCCAGATCCGTTCGGCGATAAACGATCTTGAAGCCGCGGCCAGAGGAAAGGAAAAACTCACTAAGGAAGACGTAGAGGTAATAGGTGCCAGAGACAAAGAACAAGATGTCTTTGAGGCCTTGAAGATGGTTTTCAAGACGGAGAATGCTGATACAGCCAAGCGTGCGACCGACAATCTAGATGAGGATGCCGGTACTTTCATCGAGTGGGTAAGGGAGAATATTCCGCGCGAGTACCAGCGATCTGAAGACGTCACCCGGGCATACGATCAGATATCGAGGGCGGATGTCTTCAACGGCCGGATCCGGAATACTATGAACTGGTCTCTGCTCAAGTACGTCTATCACTTCTCAACTATCGGGGTAGCCTTAGCAAAGAACCAAAAGTACTCGGGCTGGACCAAGTACCAGTACCCGTCCAAGATCAGACGTATGGGTTCGTCTCGGGCAGCTCGGAACAAACTCGAGTCCATCGAGAAAAAGGTCGGGAAGAAGCTACACGTTTCCGGACGGGAGGCGCGCGCTATGCTTCCATTCATTTCTGGATTGTTAGAGGAAAACAGCGAACTTGCCGAACAGCTTGAGCTGGAAGAGGATGAAACAGAGTTTATATCAAGTTTTTAA
- a CDS encoding type II secretion system F family protein → MLEKYASFCYDQIGSYILDSLDYFEDIRPHLSKANIQVSLPEYVSAMVLSSMFVSITTLTVLGSILMIGSGIAGLIYGMILSLISGTLTLVGFYIYPSIIIKSRASKIRDTLPFATMYLSTLAGTGTSLPKLFKVLSEVDEYGEVAKEAERISRDIETFNMDTNEALKNAAERTPSEDFKNLMWGMNHTLTSGGSLRSFLRERSDTLMNDYRRRVEEFSETLSLLVEMYITVVIVGSIIFTSMSLVMTTFSPNMSTGFIVRLQVLSIFIGLPMISGMFIVLVGGLAPGGIR, encoded by the coding sequence ATGCTTGAAAAATACGCGTCTTTTTGCTACGATCAAATCGGGAGCTACATACTAGACTCACTGGATTACTTCGAAGACATCCGCCCGCATCTTTCAAAGGCGAATATACAGGTATCGCTGCCAGAGTACGTCTCAGCGATGGTGCTGAGCAGCATGTTTGTAAGTATAACAACACTGACAGTTCTAGGATCTATTTTGATGATAGGTAGCGGGATAGCCGGCCTTATCTACGGTATGATACTTTCACTGATCTCAGGGACTCTTACACTCGTCGGATTCTACATATACCCTTCAATTATAATCAAGAGTCGGGCTTCGAAGATCCGGGACACACTTCCATTCGCAACCATGTATCTTTCAACGCTCGCAGGAACCGGAACATCACTGCCAAAGCTTTTTAAGGTTCTTTCAGAGGTCGATGAGTACGGAGAGGTTGCGAAAGAAGCCGAAAGGATCTCAAGAGATATTGAAACATTCAACATGGATACTAACGAGGCTTTGAAGAACGCAGCTGAGCGCACACCGAGTGAAGACTTCAAGAATCTGATGTGGGGCATGAACCACACTCTTACCTCAGGAGGATCACTTCGTTCCTTCCTTAGAGAGCGTTCAGATACGCTGATGAACGATTACCGTAGAAGAGTCGAGGAATTCTCCGAGACGCTCTCACTGCTTGTTGAAATGTATATTACAGTCGTAATTGTCGGTTCTATAATATTCACATCGATGAGTCTTGTGATGACCACGTTCTCCCCTAACATGAGTACAGGGTTTATCGTCCGGCTACAGGTTCTGTCCATCTTTATCGGACTGCCGATGATCTCAGGCATGTTCATAGTTCTGGTCGGAGGGCTTGCTCCAGGAGGGATAAGATGA
- a CDS encoding archaellin/type IV pilin N-terminal domain-containing protein: MTSKGVTPVVATVLLIGISIAATFAAWTFILNTQEQTQEGYEDQINREELEDQTAIDIERVYRSNGNYAFLIIRNIGSRYITLSDGSETYLSMFVNGEPVGNTPQDWNYVGTPQDNISAGSTITLNSTETFPTSGVKEFKISARYGASSVHRCAASEGSPC; encoded by the coding sequence ATGACCAGTAAGGGAGTTACACCTGTAGTAGCGACTGTACTCCTGATAGGGATAAGTATAGCCGCGACTTTCGCAGCCTGGACTTTTATTTTAAACACACAGGAGCAGACTCAGGAAGGCTACGAAGACCAGATTAACCGGGAGGAGCTGGAAGATCAGACCGCTATCGATATCGAGCGAGTCTACAGAAGCAATGGCAACTATGCGTTCCTAATAATCCGGAACATCGGCTCTAGATACATTACTTTGTCTGATGGTTCGGAGACTTACCTGAGCATGTTTGTAAACGGCGAGCCGGTAGGGAACACACCACAGGACTGGAACTACGTTGGCACACCACAGGACAATATCAGTGCCGGATCAACTATAACTCTTAATTCAACCGAAACATTTCCAACGTCGGGCGTAAAAGAGTTTAAGATTTCAGCGAGGTACGGAGCTAGCTCTGTACATAGATGTGCGGCCTCGGAGGGAAGCCCATGTTGA
- a CDS encoding type II/IV secretion system ATPase subunit: protein MSVRMNGLINKLRKAKHPEWFEKEEEEEETVSSEGIRLPTPGEYAPEEINEQADESGNLTETDVTYPLIPEDPDEGETVYAWAHITWDEAHGELTYKVIEPELDHQTEKILEEIKSILERSFDINFSDIEQNEAEDYLSEKIDMVVDKYNISLSGKQREIIRYYAYRNLAGLGKLQPILNDKEVEDISCDGTDIPVYVYHRNPKFGSIKTSIEWHDKENLNSFVMKLAQRCGRSISVASPLLDGALPDGSRVQATLGTDIARKGSNFTIRRFTEDPLTPIHMMDFETENTQMMSYLWTLVEHGKSTLVSGTTGAGKTSQLNALSLFIRPEKKIVSIEDTPELRLPHDHWVPEVARSGFGSSAEEGGEVSMDDLLKESLRQRPEYIIVGEVRGEEAYILFQQMATGHTGLSTIHADSIEMLMDRLTTNPINLSPSLIETLDCIMLISRIRYNDSYIRRIKGLYEVRGYDKQTGIDANQVFGWDAQNDEYVQKNNSLILQDIVEQSNMSEQELQREVNNRQKVLSWMQENQVKNYKKVGDIISRYYSDPGTVIEHATNEKAPDELFTSPE from the coding sequence ATGTCAGTTAGAATGAACGGGCTGATAAACAAGCTACGTAAAGCAAAACACCCGGAATGGTTTGAGAAAGAAGAGGAAGAAGAGGAAACTGTAAGCAGCGAAGGAATCCGGCTTCCAACCCCTGGAGAGTACGCTCCGGAAGAGATCAACGAACAAGCAGATGAAAGCGGAAACCTTACCGAGACTGACGTCACCTACCCTCTGATACCGGAAGATCCTGACGAAGGCGAGACAGTGTATGCTTGGGCGCATATCACATGGGACGAAGCCCACGGAGAGTTGACCTACAAGGTTATAGAACCAGAACTGGACCATCAGACCGAGAAAATACTTGAAGAAATCAAATCAATACTTGAACGCTCTTTCGACATCAACTTCAGCGATATAGAGCAAAACGAGGCCGAAGACTACCTATCGGAGAAGATCGACATGGTGGTCGATAAGTACAACATCTCACTCAGCGGCAAGCAAAGAGAGATCATCCGTTACTATGCTTACAGGAACCTCGCAGGTCTTGGAAAACTCCAGCCGATTCTAAACGACAAGGAGGTCGAAGATATTTCCTGTGACGGGACAGACATCCCGGTCTACGTATACCACCGGAATCCGAAGTTCGGATCGATCAAGACAAGTATCGAATGGCATGACAAGGAGAATCTGAACTCTTTCGTGATGAAGCTTGCTCAGCGCTGCGGACGTTCTATCTCTGTCGCATCACCTTTACTTGACGGTGCGTTACCTGACGGATCTCGTGTTCAGGCAACTCTGGGAACGGATATCGCACGTAAAGGTTCGAACTTCACAATCCGACGGTTCACCGAAGATCCTTTGACACCGATCCACATGATGGATTTCGAGACGGAAAACACCCAGATGATGAGCTACCTCTGGACGTTAGTCGAGCATGGGAAGTCAACGCTTGTATCCGGAACCACTGGTGCAGGTAAGACGTCTCAGCTAAACGCGTTATCGCTTTTCATCCGCCCGGAGAAAAAGATTGTATCCATCGAGGACACCCCTGAGCTGCGGCTGCCTCACGACCACTGGGTGCCGGAAGTCGCAAGAAGCGGGTTCGGATCCAGCGCTGAAGAGGGCGGAGAAGTATCAATGGACGACCTGCTCAAAGAGTCGCTGCGTCAGAGACCAGAATACATTATTGTCGGTGAGGTCCGTGGCGAGGAAGCATACATCCTGTTCCAGCAGATGGCAACAGGCCACACAGGACTGAGTACGATCCACGCCGACTCAATCGAGATGCTTATGGACCGGCTTACAACCAACCCGATCAACCTGTCTCCGTCTCTCATCGAGACACTGGACTGTATCATGCTAATCTCCCGTATCCGGTACAACGATTCTTACATTCGACGTATTAAAGGACTTTACGAGGTCAGAGGATATGACAAGCAGACAGGGATCGATGCCAACCAGGTTTTCGGCTGGGACGCTCAAAACGATGAGTACGTCCAGAAAAACAACTCCTTAATCCTCCAGGACATTGTAGAACAGTCAAACATGAGCGAACAGGAACTTCAGCGGGAAGTGAACAACCGCCAGAAAGTACTGAGCTGGATGCAGGAAAACCAAGTGAAAAACTACAAGAAGGTCGGAGACATAATCTCCAGATACTATTCCGATCCTGGGACCGTTATAGAACACGCCACGAATGAAAAAGCTCCTGATGAACTTTTCACGAGTCCTGAATAA
- a CDS encoding replication factor C small subunit has protein sequence MIDVWTEKHRPDTLDEVVGQEKIVERLKSFVEQDSIPHLMFTGPAGTGKTTSAIALAKDLYGDSWKQNFMETNASDDRGINVVREKIKNFARTKPVNADYKIIFLDEADNLTSDAQQALRRTMEQFSENCRFILSCNYSSKIIDPIQSRCAVFRFNRLTDEQVKQYIDRVADSEGFEISDDAKDAVLRVSEGDLRRVTNVLQTTSLNTGDIEEQDVYSASAALKPEEITKIMENALAGKFMDAREELSELMIDRGLDGQDVIASVHRELFDLDIDDRKKLELVDSLAEYEFRIAEGGTDDIQIEALLAKLADLGTR, from the coding sequence ATGATCGATGTATGGACCGAAAAACACCGGCCTGATACCTTAGACGAGGTTGTCGGACAGGAAAAGATAGTTGAACGTTTGAAATCCTTCGTTGAACAGGATTCGATCCCTCACCTGATGTTTACCGGACCTGCTGGAACAGGAAAGACGACATCGGCGATAGCGTTAGCTAAAGATCTCTACGGCGATTCATGGAAGCAAAACTTCATGGAAACAAACGCATCCGACGATAGAGGTATCAACGTTGTCAGAGAAAAGATCAAGAACTTCGCAAGAACCAAGCCGGTCAACGCTGATTACAAGATCATCTTCCTGGATGAGGCAGATAACCTGACAAGCGATGCCCAGCAGGCACTTAGACGTACCATGGAGCAGTTTTCGGAAAACTGCCGGTTTATACTCTCCTGTAACTATTCTTCGAAGATAATCGATCCGATCCAGTCAAGATGTGCTGTATTCCGGTTCAACAGACTGACGGACGAACAGGTCAAACAGTACATAGACAGAGTCGCAGACTCGGAAGGCTTCGAGATCTCGGACGATGCGAAAGACGCAGTTCTCAGAGTTTCTGAGGGAGACTTGCGTAGAGTAACCAATGTACTACAGACAACTTCGCTTAATACGGGCGATATCGAAGAACAAGATGTTTACAGTGCGTCCGCAGCTCTTAAACCAGAGGAGATCACGAAGATCATGGAAAATGCGTTAGCCGGAAAGTTCATGGATGCTAGAGAAGAGTTAAGTGAGCTGATGATTGATAGAGGTCTTGACGGCCAGGATGTAATCGCTTCGGTTCACAGAGAGCTTTTTGACCTTGATATCGATGATAGAAAGAAACTTGAGTTGGTTGATAGCCTCGCTGAATACGAGTTCCGGATCGCGGAAGGCGGAACCGATGATATCCAGATCGAAGCACTGCTCGCAAAGCTAGCCGATCTAGGAACGCGGTGA
- a CDS encoding adenylate kinase family protein, with product MKVTVTGTPGTGKTSVSEKLEGYEKIHLTEFVKEHGLGTDGEVFEVDTEAMCEKLEEETSEGDYLIEGHLAHYISSDICIVLRCDPDELEERLGERRYSESKVRENVESEAMDLILQQAVQNQEAVVEVDTTGRTVEETVKAIEEKISEGKSSYGKVDWTDSL from the coding sequence GTGAAAGTAACGGTTACAGGCACTCCTGGAACAGGCAAGACATCGGTCTCCGAGAAGCTCGAAGGATACGAAAAAATACACTTGACGGAGTTCGTGAAAGAACACGGGCTAGGTACTGACGGAGAAGTCTTCGAGGTCGATACTGAGGCGATGTGTGAAAAGCTAGAGGAAGAAACTTCTGAGGGAGACTACCTGATTGAGGGGCATCTAGCGCACTATATCTCCAGCGATATCTGTATTGTTCTAAGATGCGACCCTGATGAACTAGAAGAAAGGCTCGGTGAGCGCAGATACTCCGAGAGTAAGGTCAGGGAAAACGTTGAATCCGAGGCAATGGATCTGATACTTCAGCAAGCAGTTCAGAACCAAGAAGCCGTTGTGGAGGTCGATACCACGGGCAGAACAGTGGAAGAAACTGTAAAAGCTATAGAAGAAAAGATAAGTGAGGGGAAAAGTAGTTACGGGAAGGTTGACTGGACTGACAGTCTCTAG
- the thsA gene encoding thermosome subunit alpha, with translation MAGLGGQPVFIMSEDAQRQTGEDAQENNIAACKTVAKAVRTTLGPKGMDKMMVDSMGDIVVTNDGVTILEEMNLEHPAAKMMVEVAQTQEEEVGDGTTSAVVFAGELLKQAEDLLDQEIHPTIITQGFRLARQKSTEVLEDISMDVSVNDTDTLEKVAKTAMTGKSAEASRDYLAEVAVKAIHQVAEETGDEIVLDRDQIKVEKSQGGSVEDTELVQGVILNKEGVHGNMPNSIDDANIALLKSPIEVRETETDAEINISDPSQMKNFVEQEEQQLKEMVESIAESGADVVLCQKGIDDMAQHYLAKEGIFAARRVSSGDLDKLSKATGANIVTSINDIEKADLGRAGSVKERKVGGDPMTFISDCPEAKSVSILIRGGTEHVVNEIDRAMEDAIGSVVSALRSGRVVGGGGATEVELARELRDYADTVGGREQLAINAFADAIEVLPRTLAENAGFDPIDSLVELRNKHEDGEVWAGLDVTSGKSEVLFEKGVVEPRQIKTQAVQSASEAAEMILRIDDVISASGFDSDGGDAGGGPPGGPGGGMPGGMGGMM, from the coding sequence TGGCAGGACTAGGAGGACAACCAGTTTTCATCATGTCTGAGGACGCTCAACGTCAGACAGGTGAAGACGCACAGGAAAACAACATCGCAGCATGTAAAACAGTAGCAAAAGCCGTAAGAACAACTTTGGGGCCTAAGGGAATGGACAAGATGATGGTCGATTCCATGGGAGACATCGTTGTGACAAACGACGGCGTAACAATACTTGAAGAGATGAACCTCGAGCATCCGGCCGCCAAGATGATGGTCGAAGTCGCACAGACCCAGGAAGAAGAGGTAGGCGACGGAACCACATCCGCAGTGGTATTCGCCGGCGAACTGCTCAAACAGGCCGAAGACCTTCTAGACCAGGAAATCCATCCAACAATAATCACACAGGGCTTCCGACTTGCCCGCCAAAAGTCCACAGAAGTACTTGAAGATATCTCGATGGATGTATCTGTCAACGACACCGACACCCTGGAAAAGGTCGCCAAGACAGCGATGACCGGTAAGTCCGCGGAAGCATCCAGAGACTACCTTGCCGAGGTCGCAGTCAAGGCAATCCACCAGGTAGCAGAGGAAACCGGAGACGAGATCGTACTGGACCGAGATCAGATCAAGGTCGAGAAAAGTCAGGGCGGAAGCGTCGAAGACACCGAACTAGTCCAAGGAGTCATCCTGAACAAGGAAGGTGTCCACGGAAACATGCCAAACAGCATCGACGATGCGAACATCGCCTTGCTGAAATCACCAATCGAAGTCCGAGAGACCGAGACCGATGCCGAGATCAACATCTCCGATCCAAGCCAGATGAAAAACTTCGTAGAACAGGAAGAACAGCAGCTAAAGGAGATGGTCGAATCCATAGCCGAGTCCGGAGCCGACGTAGTCCTATGCCAGAAAGGGATCGACGATATGGCCCAACACTACCTCGCGAAGGAAGGAATCTTCGCAGCACGCAGAGTCTCCAGCGGAGACCTCGATAAACTCTCGAAGGCAACAGGCGCAAACATCGTAACATCGATCAACGACATCGAAAAAGCTGATCTAGGCCGAGCAGGCAGCGTCAAGGAACGGAAGGTCGGCGGAGACCCAATGACCTTCATCTCGGACTGCCCTGAAGCCAAATCCGTCTCAATCCTGATCAGAGGAGGAACAGAACACGTAGTAAACGAGATCGACCGTGCGATGGAAGATGCGATCGGATCAGTCGTATCAGCTCTGCGCAGCGGCCGCGTAGTCGGAGGCGGAGGAGCAACAGAAGTAGAACTCGCCCGCGAGCTGAGAGATTACGCCGATACCGTTGGCGGACGCGAACAATTAGCGATCAACGCATTCGCAGATGCTATCGAAGTACTGCCTAGAACGCTGGCGGAGAACGCAGGTTTCGATCCAATTGACTCACTGGTAGAGCTACGTAACAAGCACGAGGACGGAGAGGTCTGGGCAGGACTCGATGTAACCTCAGGAAAGTCGGAAGTGCTGTTCGAGAAAGGAGTTGTCGAGCCACGACAGATCAAGACACAGGCAGTCCAGTCAGCTTCTGAAGCTGCCGAAATGATCCTGCGTATCGACGATGTAATCTCGGCCTCGGGCTTTGACTCCGATGGCGGAGACGCAGGAGGAGGACCGCCTGGCGGACCTGGTGGAGGAATGCCCGGCGGCATGGGAGGAATGATGTAG
- a CDS encoding type II secretion system F family protein, which translates to MSQIEFFTEEEYEPGRSTEEKVVIGSAIVGAVFGLLGLALYGSSPQLGGSVIILGLLIGVLPYGLLSFLKNRALKEMEDQFPSFLKDLAESKKGGMTIIQAFDSAKETDYGRLNGEVEKIHNQLSWGVPFPKVMERFSKRMSDSSVIQELVSILLQSFKSGGNITKTIESIADDATKLKETIQKKNSMVKQQIAIMYIIYLLFIGITIGLYFMMGQLMGLGSPGEGALGGLDFISGGEGGSTTPSFCGPNLDFSAPMCESAKVFGFVPENITETGFQTEYSQRYGYGNMAYYKSLLFLMLMIQGACTGAVAGQISSGTPSAGVKHALIMLPAAFAIFVTIVGGAGF; encoded by the coding sequence ATGAGTCAGATAGAGTTTTTCACGGAGGAAGAGTACGAACCAGGACGTTCAACTGAGGAGAAGGTCGTGATTGGTTCTGCTATAGTTGGAGCAGTCTTCGGGCTTCTAGGCCTCGCGCTTTATGGCTCCTCACCGCAGCTCGGAGGCTCAGTGATCATCCTCGGGCTTTTAATCGGGGTTTTACCATACGGTTTGCTGTCATTTCTTAAAAACAGGGCGCTAAAGGAGATGGAAGACCAGTTCCCTTCATTCCTGAAGGACCTGGCGGAATCGAAAAAAGGAGGAATGACTATAATACAGGCATTTGACTCGGCGAAAGAGACCGACTACGGACGTCTTAACGGAGAAGTGGAAAAAATACACAACCAATTATCTTGGGGCGTTCCGTTCCCAAAGGTCATGGAGCGTTTTTCCAAACGTATGAGTGATTCCTCGGTGATCCAAGAGCTTGTATCCATCCTTTTACAGAGCTTCAAGAGCGGCGGGAACATTACAAAGACGATCGAGTCGATCGCCGATGATGCGACAAAGCTCAAGGAGACAATACAGAAGAAGAACTCGATGGTAAAACAGCAGATCGCGATAATGTATATCATCTACCTGCTTTTCATCGGAATCACCATCGGCCTTTACTTCATGATGGGGCAGCTGATGGGGCTTGGATCACCCGGCGAAGGCGCGCTCGGAGGACTTGATTTCATCAGCGGAGGAGAAGGCGGCTCAACCACACCTTCATTCTGCGGACCCAACCTCGATTTCTCAGCACCTATGTGCGAATCCGCTAAGGTATTCGGATTTGTACCGGAAAATATTACAGAAACCGGCTTCCAGACGGAGTACTCTCAGAGATACGGTTACGGAAACATGGCATACTACAAGTCACTGCTGTTCCTAATGCTTATGATACAGGGTGCGTGTACAGGCGCAGTAGCAGGCCAGATAAGCAGCGGAACCCCTTCCGCAGGAGTCAAACACGCCCTGATAATGCTGCCCGCGGCGTTCGCAATATTCGTAACAATCGTCGGAGGAGCAGGATTCTAG
- a CDS encoding LamG domain-containing protein, with amino-acid sequence MKGQINLEFLFAAMLYISAVGGILIAGTETLPDISNGAQRSNLYSEAYTTSSKLLSKPGYSTYGSTTDWDQNDSTISSTTSIGLSTSAENHMVVEPGKLEKLEDFSPNADDLNYSEFKEISGVRNQYRFNFTWLPVPELDGSFKRYESGTIPVDEDDSLVGYWTFDEEAPDSNPDPEAIAEDRSGNGNTGTAYGNFGYREPGIRGTSAYYFDSAEYVNITSSYDSPNATVSMWIKPESLSGEQQFLNLAGGFRNLSMELEDGAVSLNAADFIGTEDIYSANLKREWTHISAVIDRDGSYSLYVNGELRGAGIDRRNLSTIDVSEVIVGAGDKDRSETDEEGFRGGIDDLRIYNRSLSRQEISEITEGKDPYRKEDYMKIIPPTTPSYSSSGNTVRYGRERIGESYPHFLAISHNGIYDEVYVSRTWDFSGSSVITEGDQFSLQDEEFYLKSIQNTGSTRGNALVLRQHLRSFGPEPSTDKSVITLERFAVYLEEPLKMEVLSW; translated from the coding sequence ATGAAAGGTCAGATCAACCTCGAGTTTCTTTTCGCAGCAATGCTTTACATCAGTGCTGTGGGCGGAATACTTATCGCAGGCACAGAAACATTGCCCGACATATCAAACGGCGCTCAACGCTCAAATCTTTACAGCGAGGCTTATACGACTTCAAGCAAGCTTCTATCGAAACCAGGTTACTCTACTTACGGCTCTACGACCGACTGGGATCAAAACGACTCTACAATCAGCTCTACGACTTCTATCGGTTTATCGACGTCCGCAGAAAACCACATGGTGGTCGAACCCGGGAAGCTTGAGAAGTTAGAGGATTTCAGCCCGAACGCTGACGATCTAAACTACTCAGAGTTCAAGGAAATATCCGGCGTGCGAAACCAGTACCGGTTTAACTTCACGTGGCTACCGGTCCCGGAGCTTGACGGCTCGTTCAAGAGATATGAATCCGGAACCATCCCCGTCGATGAGGACGACAGCTTGGTAGGCTACTGGACGTTTGACGAAGAAGCACCTGACAGCAACCCTGATCCGGAAGCCATAGCAGAGGATAGATCAGGCAACGGAAACACAGGCACGGCTTACGGAAACTTCGGTTACCGGGAACCCGGCATACGTGGAACCTCAGCTTACTACTTTGACTCAGCCGAATACGTAAACATTACCTCAAGCTATGATAGTCCTAACGCCACAGTCTCAATGTGGATAAAACCCGAAAGTCTGTCCGGCGAACAGCAGTTTTTGAATCTCGCAGGAGGTTTCCGTAATCTGAGCATGGAGCTGGAAGACGGAGCAGTCAGCTTAAACGCGGCAGATTTTATTGGAACGGAGGATATATACTCCGCAAACTTAAAACGAGAATGGACGCATATATCGGCAGTAATAGATCGTGATGGAAGCTACAGTCTTTATGTAAATGGCGAACTCCGGGGCGCAGGGATCGACCGCAGAAACCTCTCGACAATAGATGTATCGGAAGTCATAGTAGGGGCTGGCGATAAGGACCGGTCTGAAACAGATGAAGAAGGCTTCCGAGGCGGTATCGACGACCTACGGATTTACAACAGAAGCCTTTCCAGGCAGGAGATCTCAGAGATCACAGAAGGAAAAGATCCGTACAGGAAAGAAGACTACATGAAGATCATACCCCCTACAACACCGAGTTACAGTAGCTCCGGTAACACGGTGCGGTACGGCCGGGAAAGAATAGGCGAGAGCTATCCTCACTTCCTCGCGATCTCTCACAACGGCATCTACGATGAAGTATACGTCTCCCGTACCTGGGATTTTTCAGGAAGTTCTGTTATAACCGAGGGCGATCAGTTCAGCTTACAGGACGAGGAGTTCTACCTCAAATCAATCCAGAACACTGGTTCCACACGCGGGAACGCATTAGTTCTCAGACAGCATCTTCGAAGCTTCGGGCCAGAACCCAGCACCGATAAATCAGTTATAACACTTGAAAGATTCGCAGTATATCTAGAAGAGCCGTTAAAAATGGAGGTGCTTAGCTGGTGA
- a CDS encoding archaellin/type IV pilin N-terminal domain-containing protein produces MKLGKSKGITPVIAIVLLLLITVGAVGVVYTQFNELVQGNNAQERAGQLQDVQNAEYSIIGVNKTGSDTYGISLKNTGDVTLDLENRSTLQVGVNGDAPVASEVRGNQCGDEFGRLTPGSTEFCDTGVSWNSGYEDDGIDTVFQLQVGQTVKAEYTCTETGTSDYC; encoded by the coding sequence ATGAAACTAGGCAAGAGTAAGGGTATAACCCCGGTAATCGCAATCGTACTATTGCTACTGATCACAGTTGGCGCAGTAGGAGTAGTATACACACAGTTCAACGAACTGGTACAAGGAAACAATGCACAGGAAAGAGCCGGCCAACTACAGGACGTACAGAACGCAGAGTACAGTATAATCGGAGTTAACAAGACAGGTTCCGATACATACGGCATCAGCCTGAAGAACACAGGAGACGTCACACTTGACCTTGAAAACAGATCCACACTTCAGGTAGGAGTTAACGGAGACGCACCGGTAGCAAGCGAGGTCAGAGGAAACCAGTGTGGAGACGAGTTCGGAAGACTTACACCTGGAAGCACAGAGTTCTGTGATACAGGCGTCAGCTGGAACTCAGGTTACGAAGACGATGGAATTGACACCGTCTTCCAGCTACAAGTTGGACAGACCGTCAAAGCAGAGTACACCTGTACAGAGACGGGTACAAGCGATTACTGCTGA